A section of the Harmonia axyridis chromosome 2, icHarAxyr1.1, whole genome shotgun sequence genome encodes:
- the LOC123673331 gene encoding uncharacterized protein LOC123673331 — protein sequence MAGGFELRKWATNHLPLLDGIPSDHRRESSSIDPLLLDREPSLKILGLGWNPASDHFFYSVRLNSTTVTKRNVLSQMARIFDPLGWLTPVTFYAKIFFRQLCLLHLEWDQPLSNEIQNRQFQSQLPTLTELHIPRFIPAVSSSAHRFIGFCDASESGYAAVVDLSIPTSSGRFHVSLLAAKSKISPCEAMSLPRPALRGAHLLAKVMHHLSTRVLQNLSADYIAFCDSSVALSWIRGESHRWRTFVGNRVAEIQDLIPSNCWRHVISEDNPADCAYRGLMPSDIHHHPLWWRGSPWLSLEPSSWPLSSVDSSQNEQVDDEAKPISSLMFAAISNEPTFIERFSSYLRLKRVTAFCRRFMVNARRSSFPRSGFLSSIELQKAEICLICLVQSLHLAEDLAELKNPSSRHRLVMKLHLFRDNHELIRVGGRLSASLLPYKHKHPVLLPKNHHLTHLIIDDAHYRLLHAGALATHSFIRRRFWILNGRNVVRNRLRKCNRCFSCKPGPLIQPMGNLPPEQLSSAMAFLTTSVDYAGPFYVTSARLRRAVSTKAYLVVFICFTTKKVQLE from the coding sequence ATGGCGGGTGGTTTTGAGCTGCGCAAATGGGCTACTAATCATCTTCCTCTGCTAGACGGTATCCCATCTGATCATCGTAGGGAATCCTCCTCTATTGACCCCCTTCTTCTGGACCGTGAACCAAGTCTCAAAATTCTGGGACTTGGATGGAATCCTGCATCTGATCACTTCTTTTATTCCGTCCGTTTAAACTCAACGACAGTCACCAAACGGAATGTGCTGAGTCAGATGGCTAGAATCTTCGATCCTTTGGGATGGCTAACTCCAGTCACTTTCTATGCCAAAATCTTCTTTCGTCAGCTCTGTCTACTTCATCTAGAATGGGATCAACCTCTCTCGAATGAGATTCAAAACCGGCAGTTTCAATCCCAGCTTCCCACTTTGACAGAGCTTCACATACCACGATTCATCCCTGCCGTTTCTTCTTCTGCTCATCGCTTCATCGGCTTCTGTGATGCCTCTGAATCCGGCTATGCTGCAGTCGTTGACCTCAGCATTCCTACATCGTCCGGTCGATTCCACGTGTCTCTTCTAGCGGCCAAATCCAAAATTTCTCCTTGTGAGGCAATGTCCCTGCCTCGTCCAGCACTCCGAGGTGCCCATCTTCTCGCAAAAGTCATGCATCATTTGTCTACCCGCGTTTTACAGAATCTCAGTGCTGACTATATTGCATTTTGCGATTCTTCCGTTGCCTTGTCGTGGATTCGTGGTGAGAGTCACAGGTGGAGGACATTTGTTGGCAATCGAGTCGCTGAGATACAGGATTTGATTCCTTCTAATTGCTGGAGGCATGTGATATCTGAAGACAATCCAGCTGATTGCGCCTATCGAGGATTGATGCCCTCAGATATTCATCACCACCCATTGTGGTGGCGTGGTTCTCCTTGGTTGTCTCTCGAACCATCCTCGTGGCCTCTTTCCTCTGTCGATTCATCTCAAAATGAACAGGTGGACGACGAAGCAAAGCCGATCTCCTCCTTAATGTTTGCGGCCATTTCCAATGAACCCACCTTCATAGAACGTTTTTCTTCGTATCTTCGTCTCAAGCGCGTAACTGCCTTTTGTCGACGTTTCATGGTGAATGCTCGTCGTTCATCTTTCCCTCGATCAGGTTTCCTCTCCTCTATTGAGCTTCAAAAAGCTGAAATTTGTTTGATATGTCTAGTTCAGTCTCTGCATTTGGCTGAGGATCTAGCTGAACTTAAAAATCCTTCTTCTCGTCATCGGCTTGTCATGAAACTCCATCTCTTTCGCGACAATCATGAACTTATACGTGTCGGTGGTCGCCTTTCAGCCTCCTTACTACCTTATAAACACAAACATCCTGTTCTCCTACCCAAAAATCATCATCTCACGCATCTGATCATTGATGATGCCCATTATCGTCTACTTCACGCCGGTGCTTTAGCTACGCATTCGTTCATTCGTCGACGGTTCTGGATCTTAAATGGCCGCAACGTAGTTCGTAACCGTCTACGAAAATGTAACCGATGCTTCTCCTGCAAACCTGGTCCTCTCATTCAGCCAATGGGCAATCTTCCGCCTGAGCAGTTATCTTCTGCTATGGCTTTTCTTACCACTAGCGTTGACTACGCTGGTCCATTTTATGTGACGAGTGCGCGACTGCGCAGAGCCGTCAGCACCAAGGCATATCTAGTCGTCTTCATCTGTTTCACAACTAAAAAGGTTCAGCTAGAATAA
- the LOC123673333 gene encoding uncharacterized protein LOC123673333, protein MGPGSSSAVSSPSPFQPKVLLSEAACHVPSNNTDSSDASARISSSDVISSPVVTDPLSSPRHSDQELVNIVRRFWELDKVPDVLPLTPAEKECEVLYRAEVTRDSTGRYTVGLPFPSYRLGTSVNMATRQFLRLEHRLENNPDLRVAYHEFMRDYLSSGHMELVPESFDHPRYEPYYIPHHSVHRPDDPATKIRVVFNASCASANGKSLNDLLLTGPKLQADISTLLLRFRLHQFVFTADIRQMY, encoded by the exons ATGGGCC CAGGGTCATCATCTGCTGTGTCTTCTCCATCCCCTTTTCAGCCCAAAGTCCTTCTATCAGAGGCCGCCTGCCATGTTCCTTCGAACAATACTGATTCTTCTGATGCTTCTGCCCGTATCTCATCATCTGATGTGATAAGTTCTCCTGTCGTCACGGACCCTCTGAGCTCCCCGCGTCATTCAGATCAGGAACTTGTCAACATCGTTCGGCGTTTTTGGGAACTAGATAAAGTACCTGACGTGCTTCCTTTGACCCCTGCCGAGAAGGAGTGCGAAGTTCTGTATCGCGCTGAAGTCACTCGTGACTCCACTGGCAGATACACTGTTGGTTTGCCCTTCCCATCTTATCGTCTGGGTACCTCTGTCAATATGGCGACTAGGCAGTTTCTTCGATTAGAACATCGTCTAGAAAATAACCCTGATCTTCGTGTCGCATATCATGAGTTTATGCGAGATTATCTCTCGAGTGGTCACATGGAATTGGTTCCTGAATCATTTGACCATCCTCGATATGAACCTTATTATATTCCTCATCATTCTGTACACCGTCCAGATGATCCTGCTACTAAAATTCGAGTTGTCTTCAACGCCTCTTGCGCATCTGCTAATGGCAAATCCCTCAACGATCTTCTGCTTACCGGACCGAAGCTTCAAGCGGACATTTCCACTCTTCTGCTTCGTTTTCGTCTACATCAATTTGTTTTTACTGCCGATATAAGACAGATGTATTGA